The following are encoded together in the Streptomyces tsukubensis genome:
- a CDS encoding AfsR/SARP family transcriptional regulator, whose amino-acid sequence MAMTFSKARQSQALPAGRTLVEFEIRLSGSVEIRAAGRRSGLGSTKTRVTLAALAWDARRTVSVDTLIHRIWDEHPPSKAREALHAHISRIRGALRIAAVDAPAIVSRTNSYSLEIDPAQVDLRCYTSCVERARPLRDSGDGEAALRLLNRADSLWHGEPLTGITGSWAEHLRAAIGETGLVAAMTRAEILLDGGNFAGVVPLLLPLAEEHPVDEALAERLAVALYGSNRTAEATRLLQRTRQRVVRDIGLDAGRGLHRVHQGILAGTPAAALLPRAGGEKRPSSRPARRVPDNVPRDVPWAGRRDELRQLTSALRERPGASDIVTVEAIHGMGGVGKSALAVHLAHRLRDQFPDGRVFLPLGSRRAEPLTPVRALTELLRLLGLPKKELPRGLDELVALWRSVARDRRMLVILDDATSSAQIRPLLPGASPTAVVVTSRRRLPGLPGVRPVSLDVLPPEDAVALFSQRLGGGRDTDPSDVAEIVRICGYLPLAVEIAASRLLARGSWTTSDLLRQLGGGGGHLAQLRDVERTLAHVFAVSYDSLNAEQQLVFRRIGMHVGTEFGAGAIAAVTGSSREVAERVLEELLAHSLVSESTPHRFAMHDLLRDYARSLIEAGDSDSEDDVRQAAQRLVGHYVQTADRADRLAYPFRSRTDLDVGDSTTPPCPEIADSRSAEQWLIIESGNLLDTLDWLVNHGTEHQLAVSVHVLAGWLDMEGHLAAAEPLLRRAVAHWGAAGDSVARARALLDLCAVYTHGSRYDEAISAAREAAAVARSLRDRELESECIHQLSISLWQTGQYTLVRSLQKDSLKLLLQTGNVLRIARCKNLLGIAHLHLGENEEALACFNSSLSDFSEIGYNRGRYTALNNTAEFHKKNGRPESAEVAYRQAMAVAEQMGNPRDKATLQINLASVMNDLGRTDEALSMYGLALPVLRDVGDRRAEAIALTRTGRAYRAAGRVEEALRQHVAALEVARAIHAAGEEVDVLYDLALAERDAGRTADAVAHLEESLVASRRLDAPAEEARAAGVLAELRGERTAREN is encoded by the coding sequence ATGGCCATGACATTCTCGAAAGCTCGGCAGTCACAGGCCCTACCGGCGGGGAGGACGCTGGTGGAGTTCGAGATCAGGCTTTCGGGATCGGTGGAGATACGCGCAGCGGGCCGCCGCAGTGGACTCGGATCGACGAAGACGAGAGTCACGCTCGCCGCCCTCGCCTGGGACGCTCGCCGTACGGTGAGCGTGGACACCCTGATCCACCGTATCTGGGACGAGCATCCGCCAAGCAAGGCCAGGGAGGCGCTCCACGCTCACATCTCACGGATCAGAGGGGCCCTGCGGATCGCCGCCGTCGACGCACCCGCGATCGTCAGCCGCACGAACTCGTATTCCCTGGAGATCGACCCGGCCCAGGTGGACCTGCGCTGCTATACGAGTTGCGTCGAACGAGCCCGTCCCCTCAGGGACAGCGGTGACGGGGAAGCCGCCCTGCGGCTGCTGAACCGCGCCGACAGTCTCTGGCACGGTGAACCGCTGACCGGGATCACCGGATCCTGGGCCGAGCACCTGCGTGCCGCCATCGGTGAGACCGGCCTCGTGGCTGCGATGACGCGAGCCGAGATCCTCCTCGACGGAGGAAACTTCGCCGGGGTCGTTCCCCTGCTCCTGCCGTTGGCCGAGGAGCATCCCGTGGACGAAGCCCTGGCCGAACGGCTGGCCGTCGCTCTGTACGGCAGCAACCGGACGGCCGAGGCGACCAGGCTGCTCCAGAGGACGCGGCAACGCGTCGTGCGTGACATCGGTCTCGACGCCGGCCGCGGACTGCACCGAGTCCACCAGGGGATCCTGGCGGGGACCCCTGCCGCGGCTCTGCTCCCACGTGCCGGGGGTGAAAAGAGGCCGAGTTCGCGGCCTGCTCGTCGGGTGCCGGACAACGTCCCGCGCGATGTTCCGTGGGCCGGACGACGCGACGAACTACGGCAGCTCACCTCAGCGCTCCGCGAGAGACCGGGCGCCTCGGACATCGTCACGGTCGAGGCCATCCATGGAATGGGCGGTGTCGGCAAGTCGGCCCTGGCTGTCCACCTGGCGCATCGACTACGGGACCAGTTTCCGGACGGGCGCGTCTTCCTCCCCCTGGGCAGTCGCCGTGCCGAGCCACTCACCCCGGTCCGAGCACTCACCGAACTGCTGCGGCTGCTCGGCCTGCCCAAAAAGGAACTGCCGCGCGGACTCGATGAGTTGGTCGCGCTGTGGCGCTCGGTGGCACGTGACCGCCGCATGCTGGTGATCCTCGACGACGCGACTTCCTCCGCGCAGATCCGTCCCCTGCTTCCGGGGGCTTCCCCGACGGCGGTCGTCGTGACCAGTCGCCGACGGCTGCCCGGACTGCCCGGAGTACGTCCGGTCTCACTGGATGTGCTGCCCCCCGAGGACGCGGTGGCGCTCTTCTCGCAGAGACTGGGGGGAGGGCGTGACACCGATCCGTCGGACGTGGCGGAGATCGTCAGGATCTGTGGGTACCTCCCGCTCGCGGTCGAGATCGCAGCGAGCCGGTTGCTCGCCCGCGGGTCGTGGACCACGTCCGACCTGCTGCGTCAGTTGGGCGGCGGCGGCGGCCACCTGGCCCAACTGCGGGACGTCGAGCGTACGTTGGCTCATGTCTTCGCGGTTTCGTACGACTCGCTCAACGCCGAGCAGCAACTTGTCTTCCGCCGTATCGGAATGCACGTGGGGACGGAGTTCGGGGCGGGGGCCATTGCTGCGGTGACGGGATCCTCACGGGAAGTGGCCGAACGCGTACTCGAAGAACTGTTGGCCCACTCCCTTGTGTCCGAGTCCACTCCACATCGTTTCGCCATGCATGATCTTCTGCGCGACTACGCGCGATCGCTGATCGAGGCCGGTGACAGCGATTCCGAGGACGATGTCCGACAGGCCGCACAACGGCTGGTGGGTCATTACGTCCAAACAGCCGACCGGGCCGACCGGCTGGCGTACCCCTTCCGCTCCCGCACGGATCTTGATGTCGGTGATTCCACCACTCCACCGTGTCCGGAAATCGCCGATTCACGATCGGCGGAACAGTGGTTGATCATCGAGTCGGGCAATCTCCTTGACACTCTGGACTGGCTTGTAAACCATGGCACCGAACATCAACTAGCCGTATCCGTCCACGTGTTGGCGGGCTGGTTGGACATGGAGGGACACCTCGCCGCGGCCGAGCCGTTGCTGCGCCGCGCCGTAGCCCATTGGGGCGCCGCAGGTGACAGCGTCGCCAGGGCGCGAGCCCTGCTCGACCTCTGCGCGGTGTACACCCACGGCTCCCGCTACGACGAAGCGATCTCGGCCGCACGCGAGGCGGCCGCTGTCGCGCGGTCTCTGCGGGACAGGGAACTGGAGAGCGAGTGCATCCACCAACTCTCGATCTCCCTGTGGCAGACAGGCCAGTACACGCTGGTCAGGTCGCTTCAGAAAGACTCCTTGAAATTACTTCTGCAAACAGGCAATGTGCTGCGTATCGCGCGCTGTAAGAACCTGCTCGGAATAGCTCATCTCCACTTGGGGGAGAACGAGGAGGCGCTGGCGTGCTTCAATTCCTCCCTTTCGGATTTCTCGGAAATAGGTTACAACCGGGGGAGATATACCGCGCTGAACAATACGGCGGAATTCCATAAGAAGAATGGGCGCCCGGAGAGTGCGGAAGTCGCTTACCGTCAGGCGATGGCGGTGGCGGAGCAGATGGGGAATCCCAGAGATAAAGCGACGCTGCAAATCAATTTGGCGTCGGTCATGAATGATCTGGGTAGGACCGATGAGGCACTTTCCATGTACGGCTTGGCCCTACCGGTTCTGCGTGACGTCGGAGACCGGCGCGCGGAGGCCATCGCGCTCACGAGGACCGGCAGGGCGTACCGCGCGGCCGGCCGGGTCGAGGAGGCCCTGCGCCAGCACGTCGCCGCACTTGAGGTGGCACGGGCTATCCACGCGGCGGGGGAAGAGGTCGACGTGCTGTACGACTTGGCGCTGGCCGAACGGGACGCGGGGCGCACGGCTGACGCTGTGGCGCATCTGGAAGAGAGTCTGGTGGCCAGCCGGCGCTTGGATGCTCCTGCCGAAGAGGCCCGAGCCGCGGGAGTGCTGGCCGAGCTCCGGGGCGAGAGGACCGCTCGGGAGAACTGA
- a CDS encoding peptidase inhibitor family I36 protein, with protein sequence MLVVSNVPTLSTYGANDSGSSFYNNSRRAVTLYTNNGYAGQERTLGPGPWALAKNSGRRPPASTTRSPRSSSADPITGRAERHPPGPAHASADTAGHSTTQTHVTGVVGSGHAKTCLVRRGNSPTRSRFEDGARPSRPLTGGLLRSWTAVAPFRARPAPAMGAEEFDFSARRQLYRAVAALMLPNAVPSRVGQVPDPRVRDPHSSAVIQPPRALRQRGSHSLAVLYGMRFGPKL encoded by the coding sequence GTGCTCGTCGTTTCGAACGTTCCCACGCTTTCCACCTACGGGGCCAACGACTCGGGCAGCTCGTTCTACAACAACTCCCGGCGCGCGGTGACCCTCTACACCAACAACGGCTACGCCGGCCAGGAACGGACCCTGGGCCCTGGGCCCTGGGCCCTGGCGAAGAATTCAGGACGGCGCCCGCCGGCTTCAACGACAAGATCTCCTCGGTCAAGTTCCGCTGACCCCATCACGGGCCGGGCGGAACGGCACCCGCCCGGCCCGGCCCACGCATCGGCTGACACAGCAGGCCACTCGACCACGCAGACACACGTGACGGGCGTTGTCGGCTCCGGCCATGCGAAAACATGCCTCGTGCGCCGAGGCAACTCCCCAACGCGCTCCCGATTTGAGGATGGCGCCCGCCCATCCCGTCCGCTCACCGGCGGTCTGCTTCGTTCATGGACGGCTGTCGCCCCGTTCCGGGCGCGACCGGCACCTGCCATGGGGGCGGAAGAGTTCGACTTCTCAGCTCGGCGTCAGCTGTATCGCGCGGTCGCTGCTCTGATGTTGCCGAACGCGGTGCCCTCACGAGTGGGACAAGTACCCGATCCCCGAGTCCGTGACCCACATAGCAGTGCTGTCATCCAGCCTCCACGGGCCCTTCGACAACGTGGCTCGCACTCCCTCGCGGTCCTGTACGGAATGCGGTTCGGCCCCAAGCTTTGA